GCGCCGCCGGCGACGGTGTCGGCTCTCACGCGCACTCAACGAAAGATGCCGTGCGTGATCGGCTCCTCATCCAGGATATGTTGACCGATCATGGGATTCAGCATCCCGAGGGTGCCCCGCTTCAGGTCGCCCAGGCAACTCACCACGTCCAGGAATCGCTGCTGCTCCCGCCTGTCGATGACCCCATCTGCAAGCTCGGTGAACTTGGCGAAGTAATCCCTGCGCTGGAAGGGATGGGCGCCTGAGGGGTGGGCATCGGGGACGTCGAGCCCACCGGCGATCACCGCACCGGATTTCATCGTGATCGTCGCTCGTGCACCTGCGGCCATATCGCCGCGATCGTCGATGGTGGAAATCTGATGGCACAGTTCGATCGTGTCGGCCCGCCGCGACCTCTCGGGTGCATACGAATGTTCATGATGCCAGGCACCGTCCTGCAGTGCGACGGCGAACAGGTATACCACCGAATGGGCGAGCGTATCCCGGGATGCCTGGGGATCGAACCTGCGCGGATCCAGGTGGCCGGCCGCCACGGGGGCGTCCTGCCGGGTGTGCAGGACGATGGACTCGATGGCCTCGAGCCGGCCGATCCGGTCTCGCAATCTGAGGGCCAGATCGATCCAGACTTGACCGTGGTAGGCAGCGGAGTGCTTTCTGGGACAACTGATGAGAATGGCCGTCTTCGGTTCGCCCGGCGCGGGCAGTCGTGGCTCGCAGTCATATTCGGGCAGCGGCCACTGGTTTCCGTCGTCGCCGCGAACTTCTGGCAGATGCAGATGGCGCTGGCCATGCATGGCGAGGTCAACGGCTTCGATCGCCACCTTGCCGGCATAGGCGGCGGCGTAGCCGTTGCGACCGGCGACGAGACGCCGGCGGCAACGGCGGCCGACGGTGGTCAGCTGCACCGCGTGGGTGATGGCGGTGTAGATGGTCTCGGGAGGCAGCCGCAGCATGGTGCCCAGGCCCGCCGCCACCGCTGTCCTCAGATGTCCGGGATGACCGATGGCCCGCTGCTGCGAAGGAGTTCCCTGGGCCAGGGCGATGTGCACCTCATAGGCGGTGGCGATGCCGTCGATCAGGTCGGTGCCTCGGAGCCCGGCCTGTTGGGCCACGGCCGTCAGCGCCGGAATGGTTGCACCCGGGTGCGTGTCATCGGCGGCCGGGAACACGTCATGCAGCTCAAGATCGGTCACCGCAACACCGTTGGCGACGGCGGCCCATTCGGCGGAGTACGCGCCTTCGATACCGAAGATCGCGGCCCCCGACGTGGTCGGGTGTGCCCGGGCCTGGGCGCGAGCAAGGATGACGGAGCGGCGGCGTGCCGCGGCGGCAGCAACCGCGGCGTTGTCGACGATCCGGTTGCTCACCATGGCCGCCACCTCGGCCGGCGCCGAGGTGGCGTCCGCGGCCAGTTCCGCGATCTTCCAGGTCGGCTGGTCCGTTCGGGGGCCACCCCGAAGTCGGGTCCTATCGGGGCTTGTCATGGTCGCTCATGGTTCGGAAGCGGCTTTCGTGGAACACCAGTGGCGATATCGTTTCGTCGTCGGCAGCGCTGATGACCTCCATCAGCACGACATCGTGATCTCCTGCGGTGATCGATGTGCTGATCCGGCAGTCGAGCCAGGCTGCCGCGTCGGCGAGGAAGACCGCGGAGGAGTCGCTGGCGAACCAGCTCAGCCCGGCAAAGCGATCGGCGTTCTTGGCTGCCAGTTGACGGGACAGCTGCGCGTGTCCTTCGGCGAGCACTGAGATCCCGAGACGCTCGTCTCTCGACAACTGGGGCCACGTCGTCGACGTGTGCTGTACGCAAATCGATACCAAGGCTGGCGACATGGACACCGGGATGAACGAGGTGGCCACGATCCCCACCGGTTGACCGTCGCGCAAAGCGCAGATGGCGGCGACGCCGGTCGGGTACCTGCCGTACAGCCTGCGAAGTCGCGACATGTCCTCGGCGCCGTCACCGGACCGGATCTCGGTGAGAGTCTTCATCTTCCATCTTCCTCAGTGGACGTAAAGGGCGTTCCGGGGGATCAGCTCGAAGAACGAACCGACGCAGCGCGGCTGCGGACGTAGTCGGTGATCAGCCGGGTGACGGCATCCAGGCATGCATGGCCGATGACAGGGGCTGCTCCGATGGGATTGCCGAGAATCCCGTTAGGGGAGAAGGCTTTGAGACCTTCATCGAGGACTCGGGTGAGAAAGGCATCGTCGGTACTCACCTGGCATCCCGGAACCAGTCGGTCGAGGCGCACGCGTTCGGGATGTAATGCGAGCATGACCGACGTTTCCGCGATGTCGGCATGCCCGCCGACGCGGCCGCCATATCCGGATGGCTCTGCTGCGCCACGCCACGCATCGAGGATCGCCTCGCTGTCGGTGAACACGATCACCGACAGTGGGGCGAGTTTGGCGGCGAGTCGGGCCTCGAATTCGCGCATCACCGGATAGTTCCCGATGTGCCCGGAGAACAGCACAAGGGTGCTGAAGCCCGAATCTGCCAAGTGCGCGCCGTAATCCTCACAGACGGCCTCCAGCGTCGAGGCCCGCAACGACAGGGTGCCCGAGAACCCGAGGTGGTGCGGCGAGTATCCAACCCGGACCGTCGGCAGAACCAGAGCATCCCCGAGTTCACGTGCCACGCGTATCGCGAGTTCGTCGGCATGATCGGCGTCCATGGACAACGGCAGATGAGGGCCGTGCTGTTCGACAGCGGCCAAGGGGAGGATCGCGGTGCATGCACCTTTCGCGATCGCAGCGGCGACCTCGCCACTGGTCATCCGCTCGATCCGCAATTCATGGCCAGTGTGGCCCACAGGCACCGATTCATTCATTGTCGCGCCCCGACAGCACGCCTCGGCAGTCGGATGCTCGCACGGTTGTCGCAAGCTCCGCCGCGGCGGACCCGAACCCGACCGCGATTCGAGGGTGCGGCGAATCCGGCACCACTTCAGCCACTTTGGCGGCGCGTTCGACCAGTAGCTGGCGGAACGTTCGGGGCGGCGCCTCGAAGTTCTGGACATTCTGCGGGACAGGGATCGTGCCGGCGCTGATGTCGCTCGGCCTGGCTGTCCGGAAAGTGCTCTGTACCACCATCATCTGCTCCCGTAGTCGAGAACTCGTCTGCTATCGGTCTGTCGGTTGGCGACCCGAGGAGGCCTTTTCCCGATTCCACCCGGCGCGTAAGCCCGCGGCGACGGGATCGTCGAAGTAGGCCTTCGCGGCATCGATCGTGTGGGTCAACGATCGATCATCCCGCGCGTCGTCGGGATCGTTGACGCTGCGCTTGAGCGCGCTGTACAGAACCGGTGCCTTCGCGCCTGCGGTACGCGCCGCCTCGATGGCCGAACTGAGCAGTGTCTCGGGATCTTCCAGGCGATCCACCAATCCGATCGTGACGGCCTTCTCGGCGGAGAACAGGTCCCCGGACAACACCATCGACCGGACGGCACGGGCTCCGAGAATACGCTCGGCCCGTTGAAGTCCTTTGTCTGCGGGCAGCAGACCGTGGTTGATCTCCGGGAAACCGAACTTCGCGTTCGGAGTCGCGAGTACGGCGTCGGCGAACAGCGCCAGTTCCATTCCGCCGCCGACACAGTGCCCGTTGACGGCCGCGATGAGTGGGCGGGGGAACCGCTCCAGCGCGACGAGCAGTGCATGGAAGTCCCGCATCCGTCCTTCGATCTCCGCGGGCCGGGTACCCTCAAGCTCTTTGACGTCACCTCCGGCGGTGAAGAAGCGCTCACCTGCACCGGTGAGGACCACCGGTGCAGGTGCGGGTTGAGAAGCCAACTCCGTGAAGAACGTGCACAGACCGACTATGAGGCTGCGGTTCAACGCATTCGCGGGTGGTCGGTCCATGGTAACCACGAGGACACCGGAGTGGTCGGCCCATGTCAGCCCAGGAAGCGCAGCGGTAGAGAGCTCTGTCATGCCTGGCTGACTGTCTCCTGTGACGGTGCACCACGATCACCGTGTGCCGAGGGAAACCGTGTGGGGCGCTTCTCTCGGAAGGCTTGCCGCGCCTCGAGGTAATCAGCGCCGGCGAAATTGAGCGTTTCCAGCGCGGCTGAGAGCTCCTGTTGCGGAAGGGCGTTGGTCAGCCAGCCGGTGTTCAGTGACCGCTTGGTCCACTGGATGGCGCGCTGTGAGCCCAGCGCGAGATCATCGGCGATCGCCAGTGCTCGTTCGAGCACCTTATCTCTGGGTTCCACCAGACTGACCAATCCGATGCGTTCGGCTTCGATTCCCGTCATGCGTGCGGACGTGAGCTGGTAATACTTGGCCTTGGCCATGCCGACGAGCAACGGCCAGATCAGCGACGAGTGATCTCCTGCGACCACGCCGACGCGGGTGTGACCATCCATGAGAACAGCGTCTTCGGCCGCGATGCTGATGTCGGCGAGCAGTCCCAGCGACAGACCCCAACCGACAGCCGGTCCGTTGATCGCAGAGATGATCGGCTTGTCCATGCTCAACGTCAGCATGATGCGCCTGCGTTCGGTCTCCATGAGCGCGATCGCGTCTTCCAACGATGGGTCGGGTTGTGCGACGTCCATACCCGTGCAGAATCCGCGGCCGGCACCGGTTATCACGGCGACCCGGGTCTGCGGATCACGGTCGACGTCGAGCAGAAGGTCACCCATCATCTCGAACATCGGCATGGTGACCGCATTGAGGTGCTCTGGCCTGTTGAGGGTGATCAAGAGGACACCGTTGGGCTTGCGTTCGATGAGGAACTCTTCCGGATAGCGCGCGAAGACGTCGTCGCCGTTGAGGGTGCTCATCACGCCTCTCCCGCACCGGCGCCGACGCCGCTGACTGCCGGCCGCTTCTGGTTCATGGTGTCCTCAAATTCTTCTCGTTCGGCATAGTGGGCGGGACGGGCGGCGCGAATGTCGGCCAGGATGGCTTCCGGAGTGCGGGCAACGCCGCGCGGATTCTTGAACTTCGGGATCACGTACTTTCCGAAGAGTTCGATGGACTTCATGAGCTCCTTGTGTGGTAGTCCGTCGATCCGCATGACCAGTGAATCGACACCGAGATCGGCGAAACGCTGAACCTGGGCAATGCAATCGTCGGGATCACCGACGATGAACCCTGACGAATCTTCGAACATGTAACGTTCATCGTCGAAGTCCAGATGTTTCACCGCACCCATGTATTGGTAGTCGCTGGACAGCTTCGACAGTCGCTCGTAGGCGTCGGTGGACAGGCCGACTGTCTCCTTGAGTCCGCGTGCCCAGGTGCGGGCCTCCTCGCGGGTTTCCGCACAGTGCATGCCGCCGGCGACAGCCACGAGTCGTTCCGCCTGCACCGGGTAGGTGTGCG
This genomic window from Mycolicibacterium goodii contains:
- a CDS encoding MmgE/PrpD family protein; translated protein: MTSPDRTRLRGGPRTDQPTWKIAELAADATSAPAEVAAMVSNRIVDNAAVAAAAARRRSVILARAQARAHPTTSGAAIFGIEGAYSAEWAAVANGVAVTDLELHDVFPAADDTHPGATIPALTAVAQQAGLRGTDLIDGIATAYEVHIALAQGTPSQQRAIGHPGHLRTAVAAGLGTMLRLPPETIYTAITHAVQLTTVGRRCRRRLVAGRNGYAAAYAGKVAIEAVDLAMHGQRHLHLPEVRGDDGNQWPLPEYDCEPRLPAPGEPKTAILISCPRKHSAAYHGQVWIDLALRLRDRIGRLEAIESIVLHTRQDAPVAAGHLDPRRFDPQASRDTLAHSVVYLFAVALQDGAWHHEHSYAPERSRRADTIELCHQISTIDDRGDMAAGARATITMKSGAVIAGGLDVPDAHPSGAHPFQRRDYFAKFTELADGVIDRREQQRFLDVVSCLGDLKRGTLGMLNPMIGQHILDEEPITHGIFR
- a CDS encoding flavin reductase family protein; translated protein: MKTLTEIRSGDGAEDMSRLRRLYGRYPTGVAAICALRDGQPVGIVATSFIPVSMSPALVSICVQHTSTTWPQLSRDERLGISVLAEGHAQLSRQLAAKNADRFAGLSWFASDSSAVFLADAAAWLDCRISTSITAGDHDVVLMEVISAADDETISPLVFHESRFRTMSDHDKPR
- a CDS encoding creatininase family protein, which codes for MTSGEVAAAIAKGACTAILPLAAVEQHGPHLPLSMDADHADELAIRVARELGDALVLPTVRVGYSPHHLGFSGTLSLRASTLEAVCEDYGAHLADSGFSTLVLFSGHIGNYPVMREFEARLAAKLAPLSVIVFTDSEAILDAWRGAAEPSGYGGRVGGHADIAETSVMLALHPERVRLDRLVPGCQVSTDDAFLTRVLDEGLKAFSPNGILGNPIGAAPVIGHACLDAVTRLITDYVRSRAASVRSSS
- a CDS encoding enoyl-CoA hydratase/isomerase family protein — its product is MTELSTAALPGLTWADHSGVLVVTMDRPPANALNRSLIVGLCTFFTELASQPAPAPVVLTGAGERFFTAGGDVKELEGTRPAEIEGRMRDFHALLVALERFPRPLIAAVNGHCVGGGMELALFADAVLATPNAKFGFPEINHGLLPADKGLQRAERILGARAVRSMVLSGDLFSAEKAVTIGLVDRLEDPETLLSSAIEAARTAGAKAPVLYSALKRSVNDPDDARDDRSLTHTIDAAKAYFDDPVAAGLRAGWNREKASSGRQPTDR
- a CDS encoding enoyl-CoA hydratase-related protein, with the protein product MSTLNGDDVFARYPEEFLIERKPNGVLLITLNRPEHLNAVTMPMFEMMGDLLLDVDRDPQTRVAVITGAGRGFCTGMDVAQPDPSLEDAIALMETERRRIMLTLSMDKPIISAINGPAVGWGLSLGLLADISIAAEDAVLMDGHTRVGVVAGDHSSLIWPLLVGMAKAKYYQLTSARMTGIEAERIGLVSLVEPRDKVLERALAIADDLALGSQRAIQWTKRSLNTGWLTNALPQQELSAALETLNFAGADYLEARQAFREKRPTRFPSAHGDRGAPSQETVSQA